A genomic region of Elaeis guineensis isolate ETL-2024a chromosome 9, EG11, whole genome shotgun sequence contains the following coding sequences:
- the LOC105051468 gene encoding protein TIC 20-II, chloroplastic-like: MATFSLLRFSPLPPLQTLPKSRPLLPSPTVQIPLLLKSTAAIRSIPRSNTISASYRPAVPASNRLLAALAYSLPFLNSLHYARFLFARFPAAAAAAAPLVPLVTAYRAIPYASFVAFFALYLGVVRNPAFDRFVRFNSMQAVVLDVLLVLPVLVQRVVGVPSRGLGFRLLVLGYDAIFIFSAACFFYSLANCILGRTPYLPLVAAAADRQL; encoded by the coding sequence ATGGCAACTTTTTCTCTCCTCCGCTTCTCCCCTCTTCCCCCACTCCAAACCCTACCAAAATCTCGCCCCCTCCTCCCATCTCCCACCGTCCAAATCCCCCTCCTCCTCAAATCGACGGCCGCGATCCGCTCCATCCCGAGATCGAACACCATATCGGCGTCATACCGACCGGCAGTCCCAGCGTCGAACCGACTCCTCGCCGCCCTGGCCTACTCCCTCCCTTTCCTCAACTCCCTCCACTACGCCCGCTTCCTCTTCGCGCGCTTCCCGGCGGCCGCCGCCGCCGCAGCCCCACTGGTTCCCCTCGTCACCGCCTACCGCGCCATCCCCTACGCCAGCTTCGTCGCCTTCTTCGCCCTCTACCTCGGCGTCGTCCGCAACCCGGCCTTCGACCGCTTCGTCCGGTTCAACTCCATGCAGGCCGTCGTCCTCGACGTCCTCCTCGTGCTGCCGGTGCTCGTCCAGCGGGTCGTCGGCGTGCCGTCCCGGGGCCTCGGCTTCCGCCTCCTCGTTCTCGGCTACGACGCCATCTTCATCTTCTCCGCTGCCTGCTTCTTTTATAGTCTCGCGAATTGCATCCTGGGGAGGACGCCGTATCTCCCTCTCGTCGCCGCGGCAGCCGACCGGCAGCTTTGA